Sequence from the Ereboglobus luteus genome:
GCACGCTCGGCCTCGACGCGCGCCGCGTGCAATTCACGCCCGACTTGCTTCCGGGCGACATCACGGGAAACCCCATTTTGCAGGAGGTGGACGGCAGGCGCGCGTTTGTTTTCCAGCGCGGCCCGATTTTTGCGAACATCCTGCTCGCCGACGAAATCAACCGCGCGTCGCCCAAGACGCAATCGGCGCTCCTCGAGGCGATGCAGGAGCGGCGCGTGAGCGCGGGCGGCGAAACGCACGCGCTGCCCGATCCGTTTTTCGTGCTGGCGACGCAAAACCCGATCGAGCTCGAGGGCACCTACCCGCTGCCGGAGGCGCAGCTCGACCGTTTCCTTTTTAAGATCGAGGTGCGGCGCAACTCAGCCGAGGTGCTGCAGCGCATCGTGCTCAATCGCGAGATCGGCGTGGAACCGCGCGTGGAGCCGGTGCTGGCGCGCGAGGAGTTCACCGCGCTGCTCGGCATGGCGCGGCGTATCCACATGCCGGATACAGTTGCGAATTACATCGCGCGGCTGGTGACTGCCACGCATCCGGGCGAGTCGGCGGCGTCGGCGGGCGTGCGTTATGGCGCGAGTCCGCGCGCGGCGCTTGCGCTGGCGTCGGCGGCAAAGGCGCTCGGTTTGCGGCACGGGCGGGGGCATGCGAGTTTTGAGGATGTGCAGGCGGTGGCGCGTCCCGTGCTCGTGCACCGCGTCCTGCTGGAGCACTCGGCGCGGCTCGACGGCGCGACGCCGGCGGGCGTGATCGAAAAACTGCTCGCGGAAATACCCGCGCAGGCAAAACCGCTTCCCACTTCACTCGCCTCGGCAAAGATCAAATGAGGCGCGAACGCAATTTCAGTTTCCGCCACGGAAAGGCCGCGCTCGCCTGCCTTTTCCTCGCGCTGTTTGCGGCGGCGTCCTTGCGCGCCGATCCCGTCACGGAGCAGGTGCCGCTGGATCCGGCCCGGAAGGCGGCGTTGAGCGTGTTTTTGCCGGTCAATGAGTGGGACGGCTTCGGCTTTTTGCCGGTCATGGTGCATGCCGAGAACAAGTCGGACGCGGAATACACGTGGCGGTTTGGCTTCACCCATGGAATATCGCGCGGGCGGGATCGCGCGCTTTCATTTCAGTCGGAATTCACCGTGACGGCTCCGGCGCACACCTCGCGCTCGACGGTGTTATGGGTGCCGGGAGGGCGCGCCACGGCGGATGGAATTTGCGTTTCACTTCACATGGCCGTGCAGGGGCCGGGAGTGCAGGGGCTTCGCTGGGGCACCTCACTTATGAGCGGCTGGCGGGGGAAGGGCGTGTGCTATGCCGTCTCGCCGCAACTGGAGCGCAATTATCGCGTGAAGCACGACGACATGAAAAACACCAACACGATCGTGCCATGCACAACCACGATACGCGCGGAGGAATGGCCGGCGGACTGGCGCGTGTGGTCGCCGTTCACCGTCGTGGTGATGACCGAGGGCGAATTCAACTCGCTCGACATGGCGAGGCAGGCGGCATTGCGCGACTGGGTTTCTCTTGGGGGGCGTTTGTTTTTAAAGCCGCAGGGGAGTGTGCTGGCGCTCTGGAGCTCGACCGCGGAGAAAATCCGTCATGGCATGGGCGTCATCACAATGTCCGAGTTGCCGACGAGCATGTATGTGATGGATGACAGCCAGCGGCCCCTTTCGCGCGGGCAGCGGGTGCAGCCGTGGAAATCGCTCATAAAGCTGCTTGATCTGGAGGACGCGGAGTTGATGCGGTTGTCCTCGGTCGTGTGGTGGATGATGATCTTTTTGCTGCTCTTCGGAGTGACTGTCGGCCCGGTGAATTTGTTTTTGCTGGCGCCCGAGGGAAAGCGGCACCGGTTGTTTTTCACAGTGCCGGTGATTTCGATCGGCGCGTCGCTGCTGTTGGTGGGCGTGATTGTGTTTAGCGACGGTTTCGGAGGGCAGGGCATGCGGCGTTCGCTGGTCGTGCTGATGCCCGGTGAAAACAAGGCCGTGGTCGCGCAGCAGCAGGTGTCGCGCACGGGCGTGTTGATCGGGAAAAAATTCTCACTGGCGGACGACACGGTGATGGGAAAGGTCGGGATCGATTCCGATGGCGACATCCCAGGGAAAAGCGCGGCGCGCGACACTGGCGCCGCCTCGGGCGACTGGTTCACTAGCCGCGCGGTGGAGAGCCATGTGTTGATGCGCGTGACGCCGACGCGCGAGCGCGTGGAGCTAGTCGCCGGCGGCAAGTCGGGCGTGGCACCCATCGTGCAATCGAGCATGTCGGGCGTGTTGCGTGACTTTCTTTACATGGATGAATTCGGGCGCGTATGGAGGGCGGCCGAGGTGTCCCCTGGGCGCCGCGTGGCGCTTTCGCCCCATGGCAAGCACGAAGGCGCGCTCGAAGTCTTGCGCTCACTGGCGAGGAAGGACGGGCGCGGTTGTTTTCACGCCACGATGGAC
This genomic interval carries:
- a CDS encoding AAA family ATPase, with translation MTPSTPTLLNDAELASASASINRLVTALDGVLYGQHELIELVVAGVLARGHILLEGLPGLGKTELVKGLARTLGLDARRVQFTPDLLPGDITGNPILQEVDGRRAFVFQRGPIFANILLADEINRASPKTQSALLEAMQERRVSAGGETHALPDPFFVLATQNPIELEGTYPLPEAQLDRFLFKIEVRRNSAEVLQRIVLNREIGVEPRVEPVLAREEFTALLGMARRIHMPDTVANYIARLVTATHPGESAASAGVRYGASPRAALALASAAKALGLRHGRGHASFEDVQAVARPVLVHRVLLEHSARLDGATPAGVIEKLLAEIPAQAKPLPTSLASAKIK